One genomic region from uncultured Cohaesibacter sp. encodes:
- a CDS encoding flagellar biosynthetic protein FliR: protein MAWIQPTTLLAVFLIQCRIGGCLMIMPGFGSSRIPMNVRLFISIAVSIGLAPLLLAPVMKSLPDTNLDRVFLLITTELMTGITIGFIGRIFMTALETMGSYAAMFMNLAAMGGSSLESNDALPPMVNIISMTAIVMIFISGLHWQLISGLVSSFSVIPPGLTFDVQGSLIQFVDTLTEAFLVALRVSSPFVLYAVLANLSLGLLNKFTPQIPVYFVSMPFILMGGLLLTMFVVSEMVGIFIDALSIALSR from the coding sequence ATGGCCTGGATACAACCCACAACATTGCTCGCCGTTTTCCTGATCCAGTGCCGCATTGGTGGTTGCCTGATGATCATGCCCGGTTTTGGCAGCTCGCGTATTCCGATGAATGTGCGGCTGTTCATTTCAATCGCCGTCTCCATCGGCCTTGCGCCCCTGTTGTTGGCCCCGGTCATGAAGAGCCTGCCGGACACCAATCTGGATCGCGTATTTCTGTTGATCACCACCGAACTAATGACCGGCATCACCATCGGTTTCATCGGCCGGATTTTCATGACCGCTCTGGAAACCATGGGCAGCTACGCGGCCATGTTCATGAATCTTGCCGCCATGGGTGGCAGTTCGCTGGAATCCAACGATGCCCTGCCCCCGATGGTCAACATCATCTCGATGACGGCCATTGTCATGATCTTTATATCGGGATTGCATTGGCAGCTGATTTCCGGACTGGTGTCGTCCTTCTCGGTCATTCCTCCAGGACTGACCTTTGATGTGCAGGGCTCACTCATCCAGTTTGTAGACACATTGACCGAGGCCTTTCTGGTTGCTTTGCGCGTCTCGAGCCCTTTTGTGCTGTATGCCGTGCTCGCTAACCTGTCCCTTGGCCTGCTGAACAAATTCACACCGCAGATCCCGGTCTATTTCGTATCCATGCCATTCATTCTCATGGGTGGCCTTTTGCTGACCATGTTTGTTGTCAGTGAAATGGTGGGAATTTTTATCGACGCCCTTTCGATCGCCCTTAGCCGATGA